A portion of the Candida dubliniensis CD36 chromosome R, complete sequence genome contains these proteins:
- a CDS encoding ATP-dependent DNA helicase, mitochondrial precursor, putative (Similar to S. cerevisiae HMI1) codes for MELTPTQLKIVNHHYNPKSVLSIQAGPGTGKTFALVKRIQKLIADGVSPQSIVVLSLTNRTVNSLRSALAEYIGSQPGDVVIKTFHSFAHDLIESNLQEYFPEKGRQMLLDDISFQNYRALFMSGKGVKQLHLEKAMSEVRDGKDIADVAEKYEIVQSDLCDTIKFFNDNGMIRYSDFIRNAIGLLDISKGEIVKDIQVLMVDEFQDMQPQLVTFIEKLVEFGDKHITLAGDSNQCIYEFLGSSPDITENFISKLGWETEEICLNESFRLSPQNLDISNVVIDQNKLVSMKEPSAGPTVYSLVSKYDEYNYIGSEIARLICQSGGLLKFSDFMILASQNREVDSISKFMTDHFGYNVNKYSSNSDWVNSNVHILIDILSVLNKGTGSDLALLCTLMKLGNSKSLVRDLYLSYRSTQSPGLEDYLKSESATCKFNTKPRFKFKERIDLFLNVIQQERKNLDDPVSIMASLARIIKETGIIAQLNKPARGHKDQENETKLLNNLSSFYESLSLSYKKTPSLDYFLNNYLEDEPVLEEHSINVSTVHKAKGLEFPVVFVTNFPGYYRSVNARLLYVALTRAKNLLYTGYQGNTFQAYSSSRGFEMNRAWISSTARDLQRNNPSKHLLNAGMRILKTSRLI; via the coding sequence ATGGAATTAACCCCTACACAATTAAAGATTGTCAACCATCATTATAACCCAAAGTCTGTACTTTCAATTCAAGCAGGACCAGGAACAGGTAAAACTTTTGCGTTAGTTAAAAGAATACAAAAACTCATAGCTGATGGTGTTTCTCCACAGAGTATTGTGGTGCTTTCATTGACGAATAGAACAGTTAATTCATTGAGGTCTGCGCTTGCAGAATACATCGGTAGCCAGCCAGGTGATGTCGTTATAAAGACATTCCACTCCTTTGCccatgatttaattgaatcaaatttgcAAGAATACTTTCCCGAAAAGGGTCGCCAGATGTTGTTAGATGATATAAGTTTTCAGAACTATAGGGCGTTATTTATGAGTGGTAAAGGTGTTAAGCAACTACATTTGGAAAAGGCAATGCTGGAAGTAAGAGATGGTAAGGATATAGCTGATGTGGCTGAAAAGTACGAGATTGTGCAATCTGATTTATGTGACACCATAAAGTTTTTTAATGACAATGGCATGATTAGATATCTGGACTTTATACGAAATGCAATTGGATTGCTAGACATATCCAAAGGTGAAATTGTTAAAGATATACAGGTGTTGATGGTTGATGAATTCCAAGATATGCAACCGCAATTGGTGACGTTTATTGAAAAGTTGGTGGAGTTTGGCGACAAGCACATTACTTTGGCAGGCGACTCCAATCAGTGCATATATGAATTTTTGGGTTCTTCACCAGATATAACTGAGAATTTTATTTCCAAGCTAGGCTGGGAAACGGAAGAAATTTGCTTAAATGAATCTTTCCGATTGTCACCACAGAATCTCGACATATCAAACGTGGTCATAGACCAGAACAAACTTGTATCCATGAAAGAACCATCGGCTGGGCCAACAGTGTACTCGTTGGTTTCCAAGTACGATGAGTATAATTATATTGGTAGTGAGATTGCCCGATTGATTTGTCAGCTGGGAGGGCTCTTAAAGTTTTCAGATTTCATGATCCTTGCGTCGCAAAATAGGGAGGTCGATAGTATCAGTAAGTTTATGACGGATCATTTTGGTTACAATGTGAATAAGTATTCGCTGAATTCAGATTGGGTGAATTCCAATGTACATATCTTGATTGATATATTGAGTGTATTGAACAAAGGAACGGGTTCTGATTTGGCGTTGCTTTGTACGTTGATGAAATTGGGAAACCTGAAGTCACTTGTGCGTGACTTATACTTGAGTTATAGATCAACTCAAAGCCCTGGTTTAGAAGACTACTTGAAGTCAGAGTCAGCAACTTGCAAGTTTAATACTAAACCTCGTTTTAAATTTAAGGAGagaattgatttgtttttgaatgtAATCCAACAGGAAAGGAAAAATCTTGATGACCCCGTTTCTATTATGGCGTCCTTGGCGAGGATTATTAAGGAAACGGGTATTATTGctcaattaaataaaccTGCTCGAGGGCATAAGGACcaagaaaatgaaacaaagTTGTTGAACAATCTTAGTTCTTTTTATGAGTCATTAAGTTTATCTTATAAGAAAACCCCATCCTTGGACTactttttgaataattatcTAGAAGATGAGCCGGTACTCGAAGAGCATTCGATCAATGTATCGACTGTTCATAAGGCCAAAGGTCTAGAATTCCCAGTCGTTTTCGTTACAAACTTTCCTGGGTATTACCGTTCGGTAAATGCAAGATTATTGTATGTAGCCTTGACGCGGGCTAAAAACTTGTTATACACGGGATACCAGGGCAACACGTTTCAGGCATACAGTAGTAGCCGAGGCTTTGAAATGAACAGAGCATGGATTTCTAGTACAGCCAGAGATTTGCAAAGAAATAATCCCTCTAAGCATTTGTTAAATGCTGGAATGCGTATATTAAAAACTAGTCGACTAATTTAG
- a CDS encoding regulator of Ty1 transposition protein, putative (Similar to S. cerevisiae RTT103;~In S. cerevisiae: plays a role in transcription termination by RNA polymerase II): MSFSATAFKNKLDTLSETQESIVSISQWVLFHQKYHKESATIWYNYIIQDSITPAKRLALLYLCNDVVQQARRKNKPEFINEFNKVLPGALNKDYANLRPKVDRLLNVWEERKIFTKDDIVKMKASLTAESKPSGSYNIAPELKHINDLFIHLNQLNDISQGNLTQMGIESKAYLNPQDCDTLPAPAVYISKLNTLEQLGNVCINNVDEIKKTRMKIKSQLDSLSKLIIEGTKTDDSKLAIINDKMQKIKETRSELNQENNDTNSENSADEEELPGYESESEEEGDTRKRRMSQTPSGGSTPSKRVAFSEDVEVFEDQVELDTAGNDKPETKESVSEDVMSLLSKLVD; encoded by the coding sequence ATGTCGTTTTCAGCTACAGCGTTCAAGAATAAACTAGACACCCTACTGGAGACACAAGAATCcattgtttcaatttctcaaTGGGTTTTATTCCATCAGAAATATCACAAAGAAAGTGCTACAATTTGGTACAATTACATTATTCAAGATTCAATCACTCCGGCAAAAAGATTGGCATTACTTTATCTTTGCAATGATGTTGTACAGCAGGCAAGAAGGAAAAACAAGCCGGAATTTATCAACGAATTTAATAAAGTGTTACCAGGTGCTTTGAATAAAGACTATGCCAACTTAAGACCAAAGGTTGATCGGTTGTTGAACGTCTGGGAAGAACGAAAAATTTTCACCAAAGATGATATTGTGAAAATGAAAGCGTCGCTAACAGCTGAATCTAAGCCTCTGGGTTCATATAATATTGCTCCGGAGCTCAAACATATTAACGACTTGTTCATCCATCTCAACCAGTTGAATGATATCAGCCAGGGAAATCTTACTCAGATGGGCATAGAGTCTAAGGCATACTTGAATCCCCAAGACTGTGACACTTTACCTGCTCCAGCCGtatatatttcaaaattaaacacGTTGGAACAGTTGGGTAATGTTTGTATAAATAATGTAgatgaaataaaaaagacCAGAATGAAGATAAAATCTCAACTTGATAGCCTTTCCAAGTTGATCATCGAGGGTACTAAAACAGACGATAGCAAGCTTGCTATTATTAACGACAAGATGCAAAAGATCAAAGAGACCAGAAGCGAGTTgaatcaagaaaataacGACACTAACAGCGAAAATCTGGCCGACGAAGAGGAATTGCCTGGCTATGAATCGGAGTCTGAGGAGGAAGGTGATACAAGAAAGAGAAGGATGTCGCAAACACCATCTGGCGGATCAACGCCTTCAAAAAGAGTGGCATTCTCGGAAGACGTTGAAGTGTTTGAAGACCAAGTAGAGTTGGACACTGCAGGAAATGATAAACCGGAGACAAAAGAATCAGTTTCTGAAGATGTCATGTCTTTATTATCTAAATTAGTCGACTAG
- a CDS encoding cytochrome C oxidase-assembly factor, mitochondrial precursor, putative (Similar to S. cerevisiae COX16) — protein MSFSGNRVFRGKKEQEAYDKTLAGKYVKLVKKNHFLFFGLPFLVSIVAGSIYLQKFTSVKWEKYDEKYQQLGEEEMLNLIENKRPVDKRNDYYRLQGLLNDHTNQVSDDYEIVRVQRRKEDEPVWDRQ, from the coding sequence ATGTCATTCAGTGGTAACCGTGTATTTCGTGGAAAAAAAGAGCAGGAAGCTTATGATAAAACATTGGCTGGTAAATATGTAAAACTAGTAAAGAAAAACcactttttgttttttggtCTTCCCTTTCTTGTGTCAATAGTTGCTGGCTCTATCTATTTACAAAAGTTCACCTCAGTTAAATGGGAAAAATACGACGAAAAGTATCAACAGCTAGGCGAAGAAGAAATGCTTAATTTGATAGAAAACAAGCGTCCCGTTGACAAAAGAAACGACTACTACCGTTTACAAGGGCTTCTCAATGATCACACGAATCAAGTATCTGACGATTACGAAATCGTACGTGTTCAACGAAGAAAAGAGGACGAGCCTGTCTGGGATAGGCAATAa
- a CDS encoding permease, putative (Similar to S. cerevisiae SEO1;~member of the allantoate transporter subfamily of the major facilitator superfamily), translated as MVDHSESIGTTPQKDNVSITEISQDEISQNNDTPYIDISLNLDEEELQRRQNSKWFQVKKFWWDGTGKHPREQQYLMKLDFFLLTSSCLGYFIKNLNQTNVTTAYVNGMDEYYGMNKNQYNYLLTMFTIGYIIGQIPSNMLLHKVSIRYYLAGLEILWAFFTLIMIAVPSHRIKALYALRFLSGFTESAYFPCLEYILGAHYSKDEVSKRSAWFAISGNLSGIVSGPLQQAIIKRFSKSSMPPFKWMFVFDAVISFPIGIYTLFANPNTPSTTNSWYFTEDDKKVGLERRRLIGAEINTKTNYSWKKIKSFFNTWHIYVFPILFLCYNNACSAIGQPTFQTWLKLSLHKPSSVYNSYPSIVSGVGIVMALLFAYLNNYLGGRKNVWFVNAFFIPLIIGCALLAKWNIPIGLHYLCYFLVGVPTSWGQPFIFSWINRLLYHNDMKRNFVVVVTNTLPYVTGAFVPIFVWNTNDKPKYFIGFSYTAALSALGLIATFVAHYLTVHDEKGVTLKDLESYGSTEFSK; from the coding sequence ATGGTAGATCACAGCGAGTCGATTGGTACAACCCCCCAGAAAGATAACGTCAGTATCACTGAAATCTCTCAAGACGAGATATCACAAAATAATGATACACCTTATATTGACATCAGTCTAAACCTAGATGAAGAGGAACTACAACGCAGACAAAACTCCAAATGGTTTCAAGTGAAAAAATTCTGGTGGGATGGAACTGGGAAGCACCCAAGGGAGCAACAGTACTTGATgaaattggattttttcttattaaCCTCGTCGTGCTTAGGGTATTTCATTAAAAACTTGAACCAAACAAACGTTACCACTGCTTATGTCAATGGCATGGATGAGTACTACGGCATGAACAAAAACCAATACAACTACCTTTTGACAATGTTCACTATTGGATACATTATTGGACAAATACCATCCAACATGCTTTTACATAAAGTTTCCATCAGATACTATTTAGCTGGGTTGGAAATTTTATGGGCATTTTTCACCCTCATTATGATTGCCGTACCATCTCACAGAATCAAGGCCTTATATGCATTGAGGTTTCTTTCTGGATTTACTGAAAGTGCATATTTCCCGTGTTTGGAATACATCCTTGGTGCACATTACAGCAAAGACGAAGTCAGTAAAAGAAGTGCATGGTTTGCCATTTCTGGTAATTTGAGTGGTATTGTATCGGGTCCTTTGCAACAGGCAATTATTAAACGGTTTAGCAAGTCAAGTATGCCACCTTTCAAATGGATGTTTGTCTTTGATGCAGTTATCAGTTTCCCCATCGGAATATACACTCTTTTTGCTAATCCCAACACtccatcaacaacaaacctGTGGTATTTCACAGAAGACGATAAAAAGGTTGGATTGGAACGCCGGAGATTGATTGGAGCTGAGATAAACACTAAAACAAACTATTCCtggaagaaaataaaatcattcTTTAACACATGGCATATATATGTGTTTCCTATTTTGTTCTTGTGTTACAACAATGCATGTTCAGCCATAGGGCAGCCCACATTTCAAACGTGGCTAAAACTTTCCCTCCATAAACCGTCAAGTGTTTATAATAGCTACCCCTCCATTGTAAGTGGTGTTGGTATTGTCATGGCCTTGTTGTTTGCATACCTTAATAATTATCTTGGCGGCAGGAAAAATGTTTGGTTCGTTAATGCTTTCTTCATACCATTAATAATTGGCTGTGCATTGTTGGCAAAATGGAATATCCCAATTGGACTCCACTATCTCTGCTACTTTTTGGTTGGGGTGCCTACCTCGTGGGGCCAGCCATTCATTTTTTCATGGATAAATCGATTGTTGTATCACAATGACATGAAACGAaactttgttgttgttgtcacCAACACGTTACCCTACGTTACTGGAGCGTTTGTCCCGATTTTTGTTTGGAACACCAACGATAAACCgaaatattttattggatttaGTTATACTGCTGCATTGTCTGCTTTGGGATTGATTGCTACTTTTGTTGCTCATTACTTGACTGTCCACGATGAAAAAGGTGTTACTCTAAAGGATTTGGAACTGTATGGATCCACTGAGTTTAGCAAATAA
- a CDS encoding isoamyl acetate-hydrolyzing esterase, putative (Similar to S. cerevisiae IAH1) — MEYGKFILFGDSITQFSCSHEYGLHPALQNVYMRRLDVINRGFSGYNSEHARLILPKILQAEANIKLMTIFFGTNDAYDYINDIQTVDLDRYKDNITAMVQMALDKGIKPIVIGPGLHDPKMAQQMLAERGRPIDRDPTTNKILLEYSEAAKEVASQNNVVFIDTWNILRQHQGWTKEQLFEISVDNDKWQIGDSLAEIVTDGIHFTTKSYKILFKEIVRAIRESYPEMAPENLPLHLCDWKSIDPKDLSSIFA, encoded by the coding sequence ATGGAATACGGTAAATTCATATTGTTCGGCGACTCAATTACTCAGTTTAGTTGTAGCCATGAGTATGGCTTGCATCCAGCATTACAGAATGTGTACATGAGAAGATTGGATGTTATTAATCGTGGTTTCAGTGGATACAACTCAGAACACGCGAGGCTAATTCTTCCGAAAATTTTACAAGCAGAAGctaatatcaaattgatgacgattttttttggcacTAACGATGCATACGATTATATCAATGATATACAGACGGTCGACTTAGACAGATACAAGGACAATATCACTGCTATGGTGCAAATGGCATTGGACAAAGGTATCAAGCCCATTGTAATTGGGCCGGGGTTGCATGACCCAAAGATGGCGCAACAAATGCTTGCAGAGAGAGGACGGCCAATTGATAGAGATCCAACTACCAACAAAATACTATTAGAGTATTCTGAAGCAGCTAAAGAAGTCGCTAGTCAGAACAACGTGGTATTTATAGACACATGGAATATCCTTAGACAACACCAAGGATGGACAAAGGAGCAACTATTTGAGATTTCCGTAGACAACGACAAATGGCAAATTGGAGACAGCTTGGCCGAGATTGTTACTGATGGAATTCATTTCACTACAAAATCCTATAAAATCCTATTCAAAGAGATCGTACGTGCTATCAGAGAAAGTTACCCTGAAATGGCTCCAGAGAATTTGCCTTTGCATCTTTGTGATTGGAAACTGATTGATCCCAAGGATTTGTCGTCAATTTTTGCATAA
- a CDS encoding alpha-glucosidase, putative (Similar to Candida albicans MAL2), whose amino-acid sequence MIERKWWKEAVVYQIWPASYKDSNGDGIGDIQGIISKLNYIASLGVTTVWLSPMYESPQDDMGYDVSDYENVYSKYGTLQDMEELIAGCHDRGLRLILDLVINHTSVEHKWFKESRSSRDNPKRDWYIWKPPRLDSNGNKHPPNNWGSYFSGSAWKYDELTGEYYLHLFAESQPDLNWENEECRTAIYNSAIKFWLDKGVDGFRIDTAGMYSKYQHFKDAPIVFPESEFQPCEIYHKHGPRIHEFHKEIAEVMEPYNTMTVGEVGHSTKEQALKYVSAAQKEMNMMFLFDVVELGSDPRDRFRYHGFDLIDFKKAIKSQGEFAEGTDAWSTVFIENHDQPRAISRFGNDSPEYRVLSGKALAMLQCLLTGTLFIYQGQEIGMTNVPRSWSIEEYKDINTINYYNAFKEKYGQDADFKEKEAKLLDVINLLARDNSRTPVQWNSKEYAGFSDTEPWMRVNDNYKEINVECQDRDYNSLLYFYRKLLRIRSLYKDLFVYGEMKFLGFNDKKVFTFIKKAPPSVIAAYVVINFSTEEVKFEQLLKGHYRFVIANMDTDRDEVLAPYEARLYMVDYKYY is encoded by the coding sequence ATGATTGAACGCAAGTGGTGGAAAGAAGCTGTCgtttatcaaatttggCCTGCATCCTACAAGGATTCAAATGGTGATGGTATTGGTGACATTCAAGGAATTATTTCCAAATTGAACTATATTGCGAGTTTGGGAGTGACAACCGTATGGTTGAGTCCTATGTATGAGTCGCCTCAAGATGACATGGGCTATGATGTTTCCGATTACGAAAATGTCTACAGCAAATACGGAACGTTGCAGGACATGGAGGAGTTAATTGCTGGTTGTCATGACAGAGGCTTGAGGTTGATACTAGACTTGGTTATCAACCACACATCAGTTGAACACAAATGGTTCAAAGAGTCGAGGCTGTCGAGGGACAATCCAAAAAGAGATTGGTACATTTGGAAGCCACCTAGATTGGATAGCAACGGTAACAAACACCCACCAAATAATTGGGGCTCTTATTTTTCTGGGTCGGCATGGAAGTATGATGAGTTGACTGGTGAATACTACTTGCACTTGTTTGCTGAGTCACAACCAGATTTGAATTGGGAGAATGAAGAGTGCAGAACAGCTATTTACAACTCGGCCATCAAGTTTTGGTTAGATAAGGGTGTTGATGGGTTCAGAATCGATACTGCGGGAATGTACTCGAAATACCAACACTTCAAAGATGCACCTATTGTTTTCCCTGAGTCTGAGTTTCAGCCTTGTGAAATTTACCATAAGCATGGTCCCAGAATCCACGAATTCCACAAGGAAATTGCAGAAGTGATGGAGCCATACAATACCATGACGGTTGGAGAAGTTGGTCATTCAACCAAGGAGCAGGCATTAAAGTATGTTAGTGCTGcgcaaaaagaaatgaataTGATGTTCTTgtttgatgttgttgagtTGGGTTCAGACCCTCGTGACAGGTTCCGTTACCATGGATTTGACTTGATTGATTTCAAGAAAGCTATCAAGTCACAAGGTGAGTTTGCTGAAGGAACAGATGCTTGGTCTACAGTGTTTATTGAGAACCATGATCAACCTAGAGCCATTAGTAGATTTGGTAATGATTCTCCAGAGTACCGGGTTTTGTCAGGTAAGGCACTTGCCATGTTGCAATGTCTTCTCACAGGGactttgtttatttatcaaGGACAGGAGATTGGAATGACCAATGTACCAAGATCATGGTCTATTGAGGAGTATAAGGATATCAACACTATTAACTACTACAATGCGTTTAAAGAAAAGTATGGTCAAGATGCAGATTTCAAGGAGAAAGAGGCCAAGTTACTTGATGTCATTAATCTTTTAGCTAGAGATAATTCTAGAACCCCAGTCCAGTGGAATTCTAAGGAGTATGCTGGGTTTTCCGATACTGAACCCTGGATGAGAGTCAATGACAACTATAAGGAAATTAATGTTGAGTGTCAAGACAGGGATTACAATTCGTTGCTCTACTTTTATCGAAAGTTATTGAGGATCAGGTCGTTGTACAAGgatctttttgtttatggggaaatgaaatttttagGATTCAATGATAAGAAGGTTTTCACATTTATCAAGAAGGCGCCTCCATCTGTTATTGCGGCATACGTAGTTATCAATTTCAGCACTGAGGAAGTCAAGTTTGAGCAGTTGCTTAAAGGACATTACAGGTTTGTGATTGCCAATATGGACACCGACCGTGATGAAGTTTTGGCCCCATATGAGGCTAGATTGTATATGGTTGACTATAAATACTATTAG